From Carassius auratus strain Wakin chromosome 10, ASM336829v1, whole genome shotgun sequence, a single genomic window includes:
- the LOC113109435 gene encoding uncharacterized protein LOC113109435 has translation MDLTEERQTKKMVLEKRTSSIERLLGLTTEHLPDFAIHMFNVKNQYLSLKAMKDTLTDDAVAVHVDYSENYSCKYAKEIKDTHFGTGNDQVTLHTRVLYLSRGRVEAFASLSSSLQHDAVATRAHLDPVLRYIRGKYPEVHNLHFISDGPTSQYRNKTSFYLASTVPFMHGFEWVTWNYTEASHGKGTPDGVGGALKNLADRIVSYGTSIPDADSLYEQLKNNSSVTLYKVSEEKIKASRELVPPNLKAVPGTLKIHQLTSTKPGVKNTRE, from the exons ATGGATCTAACAGAGGAAAGGCAGACAAAGAAAATGGTCCTTGAAAAACGTACCTCATCCATTGAGCGGTTGCTGGGCCTAACAACAGAACACCTTCCAGATTTTGCCATTCACATGTTTAATGTCAAGAACCaatatttgtcattaaaagcAATGAAAGATACCCTGACAGATGATGCTGTTGCTGTGCATGTAGATtacagcgaaaattacagctgcaaATATGCCAAAGAAATCAAGGATACCCATTTTGGAACTGGGAATGATCAGGTAACCCTCCACACCAGGGTACTCTATCTCAGTAGGGGCAGAGTGGAAGCCTTTGCATCCCTCTCATCATCTCTACAGCACGATGCAGTGGCAACCAGGGCTCATCTTGACCCAGTGCTGAGATACATACGAGGAAAGTATCCTGAAGTCCACAACCTACATTTCATTTCAGATGGCCCAACTTCCCAGTATAGAAACAAAACATCTTTCTATCTAGCCTCCACTGTGCCCTTTATGCATGGATTTGAATGGGTGACCTGGAACTATACTGAGGCATCACATGGCAAAGGTACACCAGATGGAGTTGGTGGGGCCTTGAAGAATCTTGCGGACAGAATCGTTTCTTATGGGACCAGTATTCCTGATGCAGACTCTCTGTATGAGCAGCTGAAGAACAATTCATCAGTGACTCTGTACAAAGTATCAGAGGAGAAAATAAAGGCCAGCCGCGAATTGGTTCCCCCCAACCTGAAAGCAGTTCCTGGGACACTGAAAATACACCAA CTGACATCCACAAAACCAGGAGTCAAAAATACACGGGagtag
- the LOC113110438 gene encoding uncharacterized protein LOC113110438, whose amino-acid sequence MDLSFALRRQEVVKESPLIVDFMGRWPALFQENEVCAEFARVTTVALISKFFSKLDEHTPSLLRIFAKRGGAQGRRIRKLLVPLTKCACINVKRECVLKALFVYLNEDPDNLIKEYMDVDFSNAETAFKEMVMGVFVIRCDGGEGCEGCEDEPADVGVVLEGVTALEGLGNVTNGVALLIGLIYALNLSYPKELRYTFELLQKVFLELDGHKLSTKVQALKTKLFTP is encoded by the exons ATGGACCTATCATTTGCATTGAGAAGACAAGAGGTTGTCAAAGAATCTCCACTTATTGTTGACTTTATGGGCAGATGGCCAGCTTTGTTCCAAGAAAATGAG GTTTGTGCTGAATTTGCACGGGTAACAACTGTCGCCTTAATTTCAAAATTCTTCTCAAAGCTGGATGAACACACTCCAAGTCTTCTGAGGATATTTGCCAAGAGAGGTGGAGCTCAGGGACGAAGGATAAGAAAACTTCTTGTGCCACTTACAAAG TGTGCCTGCATTAATGTTAAGAGGGAGTGTGTCCTCAAAGCCCTGTTTGTCTACCTAAATGAGGATCCTGACAATCTCATCAAGGAGTACATG GATGTCGACTTTTCCAACGCTGAAACTGCATTCAAAGAGATGGTGATGGGCGTTTTTGTCATCAGATGTGATGGAGGTGAAGGATGTGAAGGATGTGAAGATGAACCTGCGGACGTTGGAGTAGTTCTTGAAGGAGTTACAGCACTAGAAGGGCTTGGTAATGTAACTAATGGTGTTGCATTGCTGATTGGGCTAATATATGCCCTAAATCTAAGTTATCCGAAGGAGCTTCGATACACCTTTGAACTCCTGCAAAAAGTGTTCCTGGAGCTTGATGGACACAAACTCTCCACCAAAGTTCAAGCGCTCAAGACCAAGCTTTTTACACCCTGA